A stretch of the Lolium perenne isolate Kyuss_39 chromosome 3, Kyuss_2.0, whole genome shotgun sequence genome encodes the following:
- the LOC139837983 gene encoding uncharacterized protein: MQRFHVKGKLAPRYIGPFKVLGRRGEVSYQLELPAELSEFHDVFHVYQLRKCLQVPDKPEVFKNIDHCSIDLNQDLTYREKPLRILEEAVRVTRRRNIKFFKVQWSNHSEEEATWEREDYLRSEFPYLFSS; this comes from the coding sequence ATGCAACGTTTCCATGTCAAGGGCAAGTTGGCACCAAGGTACATTGGTCCTTTCAAGGTCCTTGGTCGCcgcggagaagtctcatatcaactggagctacccgcAGAACTGTCTGAgtttcatgatgtcttccatgtctACCAACTCCGGAAATGCCTCCAAGTACCTGACAAGCCCGAGgtcttcaagaacatcgaccactgcTCTATCGACCTAAACCAAGATTTAACATACCGCGAGAAACCACTTCGAATCCTGGAAGAAGCCGTAAGGGTCACTCGGAGAAGAAATATCAAGTTCTTCAAGGTGCAATGGAGTAACCATTCTGAggaggaagccacctgggaacgggaGGATTATCTTAGGAGCGAGTTCCCATATCTCTTCAGCTCTTAG
- the LOC139837982 gene encoding uncharacterized protein → MAQILRNNNNGGDGEDGPRSKLRDFQNTNPPVFTKCTAPLDADDWLRTIENNLEVAAVGENEKVVLATHFLAGPARAWWENIKAMQAEDHVITWEEFTAKFRKAHIPSGLIKIKRDEFFNLKQNNGSVIDYLDKFNTLARYAPQDTDTDEKKRDRFLNGLHEEIQSILVAVPYPDLESLVDAAIMVESKRKAAYETRKRKMQQQQQSGPSNARFRGQPPPRPAPQPQRAPAPAYRPSNNNTNRQTVQPRSGGGNFNNNPRNNPNARPQGEGCFACGQPGHFSRECPTKMNPAQRPNAPRPNQGQARAATGRKPPPKKQANTARGHLNHANAEEAEESPDIVLDVFPEELPGMPPDRDIEFIIELIPRIAPIAQRPYRMNPQELIELKKQLDDMLSKGLIRPSASPWGSPVIFVDKRDGTIRLCVDYRKLNEMTIKNKYPLPKIEDLFDQMNGARVLSKIDLRTGYHQLKVRESDIPKTAFTTRYGLFEHTVMSFGLTNAPAYFMNLMNKVFMDYLDKFVVVFIDDILVYSKSEEEHEEHLRLVLGTLRKHQLYAKFSKCQFWLKEVGFLGHVLSAGGVSVDPSLIKSIMDRKPPTNPTEVRSFLGLAGYYRKFVEGFSSIAKPMTMLLKKVF, encoded by the exons ATGGCTCAAATCCTTC gaaacaacaacaatggaggtgatGGTGAAGACGGCCCAAGATCCAAGCTTAGggacttccagaatactaatcCACCAGTATTCACCAAGTGCACCGCCCCTCTTGATGCGGACGATTGGCTCCGTACAATCGAGAACAATTTGGAAGTCGCGGCTGTAGGCGAGAATGAGAAGGTGGTTCTTGCAACTCACTTTCTCGCCGGacccgcaagagcttggtggGAGAATATCaaggcaatgcaagctgaagatcATGTGATCACTTGGGAGGAGTTTACTGCTAAGTTCCGCAAAGCCCATATCCCTTCCGGTTTAATCAAGATCAAGAGAGATGAGTTCTTCAACCTTAAGCAGAACAATGGTAGTGTGATCGACTACCTGGACAAGTTCAACACCTTGGCTAGATATGCACCTCAGGACACAGACACTGATGAGAAGAAGAGGGACCGTTTCCTTAATGGTCTTCATGAGGAGATTCAGAGTATTCTCGTGGCCGTTCCTTACCCTGATCTGGAATCTTTGGTGGATGCCGCCATCATGGTGGAGTCAAAGCGCAAGGCAGCCTATGAGACCCGCAAGCGcaagatgcagcagcagcagcagagtgGACCCAGCAATGCTAGGTTCCGCGGCCAGCctccaccaaggccggcgccTCAACCACAGCGAGCACCAGCCCCCGCTTATCGCCCctccaacaacaacaccaaccgccAGACTGTGCAGCCTCGTTCTGGAGGAGGAAACTTCAACAACAACCCCCGCAACAACCCGAATGCTCGCCCTCAAGGAGAAGGATGTTTCGCTTGTGGACAGCCTGGACATTTCTCTCGTGAATGCCCCACCAAGATGAACCCGGCTCAACGCCCCAATGCACCAAGACCAAATCAAGGCCAAGCTCGTGCTGCAACCGGGAGGAAGCCCCCACCTAAGAAGCAGGCTAATACTGCTAGAGGACACCTGAATCATGCCAATGCCGAAGAAGCTGAAGAATCTCCTGATATTGTGCTGG ATGTTTTCCCAGAAGAGttgcccggtatgccccctgacagggatatcgagttcatcatcgaactTATCCCTAGAATAGCACCCATAGCACAGAGGCCTTATCGCATGAACCCCCAAGAGCTGATTGAACTCAAGAAACAATTGGATGATATGTTGAGTAAAGGTCTAATACGACCTAGTGCCTCGCCATGGGGATCTCCCGTCATATTTGTGGACAAGCGCGACGGTACCATCCGCCTGTGCGTGGATTACCGAAAACTCAATGAGATGACCATCAAAAATAAATATCCCCTTCCCAAGATcgaagatttgtttgatcaaATGAATGGAGCCCGAGTTTTGTCCAAGATTGACCTCCGTACTGGTTACCATCAGCTCAAAGTACGAGAGTCGGATATCCCCAAAACAGCCTTCACCACCCGTTACGGATTGTTTGAGCACACCGTAATGTCCTTCGGCTTAACCAATGCTCCAgcctacttcatgaatctcatgaacaaggtCTTCATGGATTACCTCGACAAGTTCGTCGTAGTATTTATCGATGACATCTTAGTCTACTCCAAGagtgaagaagaacatgaagagcatCTACGACTCGTTTTGGGAACCTTGAGAAAGCACCAACTCTATGCTAAATTCAGCAAAtgtcagttttggctcaaggaagttGGATTTCTTGGCCATGTCCTGTCCGCTGGAGGAGTCTCCGTCGACCCCTCTCTCATCAAGTCTATCATGGATCGGAAGCCGCCAACTAACCCAACCGAGGTGAGATCCTTCCTCGGATTGGCAGGCTACTACCGTAAGTTTGTAGAAGGGTTCTCAAGTATCGCCAAGCCCATGACCATGTTGCTCAAGAAGG TGTTCTGA